The genomic window GGCCGAGGCCGTTCCGAGCGTGATCGTCGGCAGGAGCATGAACTTCGCCATCGCGAGGCTCGCGAGCGGCGCGTCCGGCGGGATCACCCGGAACCACCCCAGCCGGACGCTGAAGACCAACAGGAGGACGAGGCCGAGCCAGAAGTTCGGCGTCGCGATCCCGGCGAGGGCGGCGACCCTGCTGAGTTCGTCGGCCGGTTCGCCTCGCTTGACCGCGGCGACGATGCCCGCCGGGACCCCGATCGCGAGCGCGAGCAGCCACGCGGCCCCGCCAAGCGCCAGCGTCGCTGGGAGTCGCCGACCGATCGTCGCCGCGACGCTCCGCCCGGTGACCGGCGACCGCCCGAACTCGAGTGCGAGGGCGTCCCGCAGCCAGAGCACGTACTGTTCCCACACCGGCCGATCGAGGTGGTACTCGGCCCGGATCGAGGCCTCGGTCTCGGGGCTTACAGTCTGGTAGCCGATGATCGCGTCGACCGGATCGCCCGGCAGCGCGTGCAGAAACGAGAACGTCAGGACGGTCACGCCCAGGAGGACCGGAACGGCGACCAGCAGCCGCGTGAGGACGTATCTCCCGAGGGACATCTATGGGTCAGTCCGGACGGACGTATTCGTCGGCGATTCGCTCTCGAAACCCCTCGTCGGCGTACGTCTCGAGCAGCGGTGAGATCGGCGTGTAGGTCGGCTGCCCGTGCCCGTGATAGACGTTCTCGACGATCGCCTCGCGTGGAATCAACATGTTACAGCCCCGGCGGACCTGCTCGTCGGTAAACGGCTCGCGATAGAGCGGGTAGATCACCAGATCGAACCCGCCGCCGACGTGACGATCGACGTCGTATGCGTCGTCTTCGCCAAGTTCGGCGAGACTCGCCGACGGCACGCCGTCGCTGAAGTCGATATCGCCGGCCTCGAGCGCGCCCCGTCGAGCGGCCGCCTCCGTGATGATCTCGAGGGTCACGGTTTCGATCGGTGCCGGGGCCGGGACCCTCTCGTCGCCGTCGAACCAGTAGTCCTCGAACCGCCTCAGCCGCCAGTGATCGCCCGCTCGGTAGTCGTTGAACCGATAGGGACCGGTTCCGACCGGCCGCGACGCGAGGTCG from Natrinema versiforme includes these protein-coding regions:
- a CDS encoding ABC transporter permease translates to MSLGRYVLTRLLVAVPVLLGVTVLTFSFLHALPGDPVDAIIGYQTVSPETEASIRAEYHLDRPVWEQYVLWLRDALALEFGRSPVTGRSVAATIGRRLPATLALGGAAWLLALAIGVPAGIVAAVKRGEPADELSRVAALAGIATPNFWLGLVLLLVFSVRLGWFRVIPPDAPLASLAMAKFMLLPTITLGTASAALVTRLLRSSMLRELEAGYVRTARAKGLRERTVILKHVLRNSLLPVVTVAGLQLAFLVDGAVVVEQIFSWPGMGRLLVQSILQRNYPVIQAAVLVIGVSIVLVNLLVDIIYAVLDPRIRY